Genomic segment of Myxococcus stipitatus:
TCGGGCGCCCTGAAGGGAGGGGTGGCCGTCTTCAACGACATCACCGGCTTCAAGCGGGCCGAGAAGGCCCTGCTCGAGAGCGAGGAGAAGTACCGGACGCTCTACAACAGCACGCCGGTGATGATGCACTCCATCGACGCCCAGGGGCGGCTGGTGAGCGTCAGCGACTGCTGGCTGTCCACGCTGGGCTATTCGCGCGAGGAGGTCATCGGCCGCGACTCCGTGGAGTTCCTCACCGAGGCGTCCGCGCGCTTCGCCCGCGAGCAGGTGCTGCCCGCCTTCTTCGCGACGGGCGTCTGCCGGGACGTGCCCTACCAGTTGGTGAAGAAGAACGGAGAGCGGATTGACGTGCTGCTGTCGGCCATCGCGGAGCGGGATGCCTCCGGCCGGTGGGTCCGCTCGCTGGCCGTGCTGCTGGACGTGACGCAGCGCCACCGCGCCGAGGCGGCGCTCCAGCAGAGCGAACACCAGCTGCGCGCCATCCTGGACAACGCCACCACGGTCTTCTTCCTGATGGACACGCAGGGCCGCTACATCTTCGTGAACCGCCAGTGGGAGCGCGTCTTCCACCGCACCCGCGAGGAGGTCGCCGGCAGGACGGTCCACGACGTGTTCCCCGCGGACGTCGCGGACCGCTTCCACCACGTGAACGGGGAGGTCCTCCAGCGCCGCATGGCGGTGACGGAGGAGCTGCGCGTCCCGCAGGTGGACGGCATGCACACGCACATCACCCAGAAGTTCCCGCTGCTCGACGCGCGTGGGGAGCCCTATGCCATCTGCGGCATCTCCACGGACATCACCGAGCGCAAGCGTCGGGAGGAGGCGCAGCGCTTCCTCGCGGAGGCCAGCCGGGAGCTGGGCACGTCGCTCGACTCCGAGACGACCCTCCAGCGCGTCGCGGAGCTGACCGTGCCCCGGCTGGCGGACGTGTGTGTCGTCTTCATGCCGGAGGATGGAGCGCGGCTGCGCGCGGTGGCGGTGGCCGCTCGCGACCCCGAGCGCGCCCGCCGCGTGCGCGAGTCCCTGGAGTCCCATCCGCTGGTGCCCGACGCGCGCCACGGCCCCGTCGGGGTGATGGCGACGGGGCGCTCGGAGTGCCTGCCGCTGCCCCGGGGACTCCAGGGGCACGCGGGGCTGGAGGAGCTCGGCGGGCAGCCCTCGCTCTGTGTGCCGCTCCAGGCGCGAGGCCGGAACCTGGGCGTGCTGATGCTGCTGTCCGCGCGCGCCGGGCGGGGCTTCTCGTCGGAGGACGTGTCGCTGGCGGAGGAGCTGGGCCGCCGCGCCGCGTTCGCCATCGACAACGCACAACTCTATTGCAAGTCCCAGGAGTCCATCCGCGTCCGCGACGAGTTCCTCTCCATCGCCTCACACGAGCTGAAGACGCCGCTCACGTCCATGAAGCTGCGCATGCAGCAGATGTCGGCCCTGCTGGAGCGCTCCCGCCACGAGTCGACGTTCGCCGCGCGGCTGTCCGGCATGCTGCTCGTCTGTGAGAGCCAGCTCGCCCGGCTGTCGCGGCTGGTGGAGCACCTGCTGGATGTCTCCCGCATCCACGAGTCGCGGCTCTCCCTGCGGCTGGAGGAGATGGACCTGGCGGCGGTGGCGCGCGAGGTGGTGGCGCACCTGAAGGAGCAGCTGGAGAAGGCGGGCTGTGAGTGGGTGCTCGATGTGCCCGAGCACCTGCTGGGCCGGTGGGACAAGCTGCGCCTGGAGCAGGTGCTGATGAACCTGCTCACCAACGCGGTGAAGTACGGCGCGGGAAAGCCCATCTGGGTGCGGCTGGCCCACCACGGCGAGCAGGTGTGGCTGAGCGTGGAGGACCACGGGATGGGCATTCCCCGCGAGTCCCAGGCCCGCATCTTCGAGCGCTTCGAGCGCGCGGCCTCCGCCAACTACGGCGGGCTGGGCCTGGGACTCTTCATCACCCGACAAATCGTGGAGGCGCACGGCGGCCGGGTGTGGGTGGAGAGTGAGCCGGGGCGGGGCGCTCGCTTCGTCGTCGAGCTGCCCCAGTGGACTCACGTCAGCGGGCCTTCCACCAGCCGGAGCACGTCGGCGAGCACGCCCGACGCCGTCACGGCCGCGCCCGCGCCATAGCCTCGGATGACGAGCGGCGTGGGGCTGTAGCGCTCCGAGAGGAAGCTCAGCGCGTTCTCTCCGCCCTTCACCGCGGCCAGCGGATTCTCCAGGGGCACCGCCTTGAGTCCCACCGCGCAGCCATCGGGCCCCACGCTGCCCACGTAGCGCAGCACCTGGCCCTCGTCGCGCAGGCGCTCCACGCGGCGCTGGAAGGCCGCGTCG
This window contains:
- a CDS encoding PAS domain S-box protein, giving the protein MPTPTDNPSPPSPWREDASQARDESIFRSVVDSMAEGLAVVDEQGRLLFFNPMAEQLVGQGPTDTPVSGWSAHYGLFLPDQVTPFPAEDLPMARALRGESVSQVEIFLRNPSRPTGAWLLVSCRPIRDASGALKGGVAVFNDITGFKRAEKALLESEEKYRTLYNSTPVMMHSIDAQGRLVSVSDCWLSTLGYSREEVIGRDSVEFLTEASARFAREQVLPAFFATGVCRDVPYQLVKKNGERIDVLLSAIAERDASGRWVRSLAVLLDVTQRHRAEAALQQSEHQLRAILDNATTVFFLMDTQGRYIFVNRQWERVFHRTREEVAGRTVHDVFPADVADRFHHVNGEVLQRRMAVTEELRVPQVDGMHTHITQKFPLLDARGEPYAICGISTDITERKRREEAQRFLAEASRELGTSLDSETTLQRVAELTVPRLADVCVVFMPEDGARLRAVAVAARDPERARRVRESLESHPLVPDARHGPVGVMATGRSECLPLPRGLQGHAGLEELGGQPSLCVPLQARGRNLGVLMLLSARAGRGFSSEDVSLAEELGRRAAFAIDNAQLYCKSQESIRVRDEFLSIASHELKTPLTSMKLRMQQMSALLERSRHESTFAARLSGMLLVCESQLARLSRLVEHLLDVSRIHESRLSLRLEEMDLAAVAREVVAHLKEQLEKAGCEWVLDVPEHLLGRWDKLRLEQVLMNLLTNAVKYGAGKPIWVRLAHHGEQVWLSVEDHGMGIPRESQARIFERFERAASANYGGLGLGLFITRQIVEAHGGRVWVESEPGRGARFVVELPQWTHVSGPSTSRSTSASTPDAVTAAPAP